The Pan paniscus chromosome 3, NHGRI_mPanPan1-v2.0_pri, whole genome shotgun sequence genome includes a window with the following:
- the LOC117978099 gene encoding endogenous retrovirus group K member 6 Env polyprotein-like, producing the protein MNPSEMQGKAPPQRQRTRNQTSSTRRVNKMVISEEQMKLPSTKKVGPPTWDQLKKLTQLAEKSLENTRVTQTPGNMLLAALMIVSTVVSLPMSSGGATANYTYWAYVIFPPLIRAVTWIDNPIEVYVNNSAWVPGPTDDRCPAQPEEEGMIINISTGYHYPPICLGKSPGCLMPTIQNWLIEVPTVSATSKFTYRMISGISLRSQMNNLQNSCYQRSLKFRPKGKPCPKEIPKESKDPEVLVWEECVADTAVVLQNNKFGTIVD; encoded by the coding sequence ATGAACCCATCAGAGATGCAAGGTAAGGCGCCTCCACAGAGACAGAGAACCCGCAATCAAACATCATCGACTCGCAGGGTGAACAAAATGGTGATATCAGAAGAACAGATGAAGTTGCCATCCACCAAGAAAGTGGGGCCGCCGACCTGGGACCAGCTAAAGAAGCTGACACAGTTAGCTGAAAAAAGCCTGGAAAACACAAGGGTAACACAAACTCCAGGGAATATGCTGCTTGCAGCTTTAATGATTGTATCAACGGTGGTAAGTCTCCCTATGTCTTCAGGAGGCGCTACAGCTAACTATACTTACTGGGCCTATGTGATTTTCCCACCCTTAATTCGGGCAGTCACTTGGATAGATAATCCTATTGAAGTATATGTTAATAACAGTGCATGGGTACCAGGCCCCACAGATGACCGTTGCCCTGCCCAACCTGAAGAAGAAGGAATGATAATAAACATTTCCACTGGGTATCATTATCCTCCTATTTGCCTGGGAAAATCACCAGGATGCTTAATGCCTACAATCCAAAATTGGTTGATAGAAGTACCTACTGTCAGTGCCACCAGTAAATTTACTTATCGTATGATAAGTGGAATATCACTCCGGTCACAAATGAATAATTTACAGAATTCTTGCTATCAAAGATCATTAAAATTTAGGCCTAAAGGGAAACCATGCCCCAAGGAAATTCCAAAAGAATCAAAAGACCCAGAAGTCTTAGTTTGGGAAGAATGTGTGGCTGATACTGCAGTGGTActacaaaacaataaatttgGAACTATTGTAGACTAG